The DNA window GCCTATGAAGCCGCTGAGAAGACCGCCGATAAACCCTATCAGAAGAAGGGAGAGAATCTTCTTGAGGGTCATCCCTATGAACATGATGTCGACGTCCCTGACGATTTCCCGCTCGCCGTGTCTGTCGACGCTCACCATGACTTTCTTGTGCAGGGGGATGTCCTCCGCCGCCACGCCCTCGGCAAGGCCCAGAGTGATGCCCATCTCCTTGCCCGAAGGGATAAAGGTGGCGGTGCCGGTGGCCTCGTCAACCGCGGAGAAGACGCCGACTTTCACGCCCTCCGGCGGTCCGCCCCCACCGGCAAAAGCCGCCCCGGAGAGCGCGAGGACAACGAGCATGGCCAGCAATAAAGACGCAACCTTTTTCATTTGAATTCAATTCCTCCTTTATTCCCTGTCGCAGGGCCTATTTCTTGCGCTTGGCCTTTATGCCCAGCACGTCAAGGACGTTGCTTGCAAAGGCCCCGTGGATGAACGAGAAGAAAAACGCGGTGGTTACCGGCAAGGCCGCGTGCACCCCGCCATGGGTAAAGTACTCCATCACGGCTTCCCTGTTGCTGAAGAAAACGGCGTATGACGTAATGGAGATGATGCCGAAGACAGCGGCTTTCAGGTACGGCTTCCTCTTTGCGTGCGCCATGTGTGTCTTGCCTCCTTTCTTAGGGGTTCTGGGGCTCCGAGACGAGCACCAGGGGACAGGGTATCTTGCGCAGAGACCCTTTGAGCTTTCTGTTTTCCTTGATGCAGTCCACCTCCAGTGCGGCGGTGGACTCCACCACGACGAACAATATGTCGCTTCGCCTCGTGGCGTGTCCGATGATGGCCTCCTTGGCGCAGCCCAGTTTCTTGACGACCGTGAAGGCCACCTCCTCCTGCCGGGCCTTTTCCTCGTAACCACGGACAGCCTCCCGGAGTTCTTCGACCCCGGAGGTGACCAGGACCTCGAGGCCGGCCCCGGTCCTCTTGGCCACGTTCAGGGCATACTGGAAAGAGGAGGCCTCCGTTTCCTTCCCGGTGAGAACGAGCAAGACCTTCTTCTCCCCCCGCACCATCTTGCGGGCGGCCTCCAGGTCGTCGGCTTCGGCGAAGGAGGCCGCCGACATCACGTCCTCGAATTTCTTGCGAAAATCGTCCATTAGCCCCTTACGCCCGGGAGGCAGCGCCCCGGCGGCTCTCCTCGTGCACTCCCGCCTCTGCGAACGCGACGGCCGCGAAAACGCTCTCGAGTCTCCTGGGCAGTCTCATCACCGACCTCATCTGGGATATTACCTATGCATTGCAAAGTGCAATAGCTATGCCAGGGGGCGGAAAATGCAAACACCTTGAAAAATCGAAGATAACCCGGATGTGCCTGAGCTGCCAAAAGATGCAAAATGCAACGTCCCCACGCGGTTGTCCGGAATTACCGGCTTCAGGGGACGTTGCATGAAAGAATGAAACTGTTGCAAAATGAAATGGATTCCTGTAGAGTAGTTCCATGAAGAGCAGCAAGAAGGAAAAGAATGGATACGACTTGGGCCTCTTCATCGTCCATGACATAGTGCAGGAGCACGGAGGAACCATTGGCGTGGACAGCCGGACGGGGCATGGGGCCACCTTTACCGTAATCCCGCCCGCCAAGGAGACGGAGACGAAATGAACCGGAACGCACGCACGGGAAAAATCCTTGTCGTCGAGGACGAGAAGACGGCCCTGAGGAACCTGGAGCACGTCATGAAGAAGGAGGGCTATGACGTCACGGGCACCCTGAGCAGCCCCAACGCGCTGAAGCTTCTGGAGGAGCAGGAGTTC is part of the Nitrospirota bacterium genome and encodes:
- a CDS encoding ATP-binding protein, with translation MKSSKKEKNGYDLGLFIVHDIVQEHGGTIGVDSRTGHGATFTVIPPAKETETK